A genomic region of Zea mays cultivar B73 chromosome 6, Zm-B73-REFERENCE-NAM-5.0, whole genome shotgun sequence contains the following coding sequences:
- the LOC103631533 gene encoding uncharacterized protein: MASMTAATDVKPASAASGPQLKLLVDRRSRRVLYAEARKDAVHFLIGLLRVPPGLAARALAKRGEPALGSLGSLYAGALALDDAFFVSSSPNRDALLSPSTLPSAALPLLLGEGAVPPAPPPPQRFFRCNAYAPSPCTG, from the coding sequence ATGGCGTCCATGACGGCAGCTACAGACGTGAAACCGGCGTCGGCCGCTAGCGGCCCGCAGCTGAAGCTGCTGGTGGACAGGCGTTCGCGGCGCGTGCTGTACGCGGAGGCCCGCAAGGACGCGGTGCACTTCCTGATTGGCCTGCTGCGCGTGCCCCCGGGCCTCGCGGCGCGCGCACTGGCCAAGCGCGGTGAGCCCGCGCTGGGCTCCCTGGGCTCGCTCTACGCGGGCGCGCTGGCCCTAGACGACGCCTTCTTCGTCTCCAGCTCGCCCAACCGCGACGCGCTGCTCAGCCCCTCGACGCTGCCCTCCGCCGCGCTCCCGCTGCTGCTCGGCGAGGGCGCGGTCCCACCGGCGCCTCCCCCGCCTCAGCGGTTCTTCCGGTGCAACGCGTACGCGCCGTCGCCATGCACCGGCTGA